A stretch of the Pan paniscus chromosome 2, NHGRI_mPanPan1-v2.0_pri, whole genome shotgun sequence genome encodes the following:
- the TADA3 gene encoding transcriptional adapter 3 has product MSELKDCPLQFHDFKSVDHLKVCPRYTAVLARSEDDGIGIEELDTLQLELETLLSSASRRLRVLEAETQILTDWQDKKGDRRFLKLGRDHELGAPPKHGKPKKQKLEGKAGHGPGPGPGRPKSKNLQPKIQEYEFTDDPIDVPRIPKNDAPNRFWASVEPYCADITSEEVRTLEELLKPPEDEAEHYKIPPLGKHYSQRWAQEDLLEEQKDGARAAAVADKKKGLMGPLTELDTKDVDALLKKSEAQHEQPEDGCPFGALTQRLLQALVEENIISPMEDSPIPDMSGKESGADGASTSPRNQNKPFSVPHTKSLESRIKEELIAQGLLESEDRPAEDSEDEVLAELRKRQAELKALSAHNRTKKHDLLRLAKEEVSRQELRQRVRMADNEVMDAFRKIMAARQKKRTPTKKEKDQAWKTLKERESILKLLDG; this is encoded by the exons ATGAGTGAGTTGAAAGACTGCCCCTTGCAGTTCCACGACTTCAAGTCTGTGGATCACCTGAAGGTCTGTCCCCGCTACACGGCAGTGCTGGCACGCTCTGAGGATGATGGCATCGGCATCGAGGAGCTGGACACCCTGCAGCTGGAGCTGGAGACCCTGCTGTCTTCTGCCAGCCGGCGCCTGCGTGTGCTTGAGGCCGAAACCCAG ATCCTCACCGACTGGCAGGATAAGAAAGGTGACAGACGATTCCTGAAGCTGGGTCGAGACCATGAACTTGGAGCTCCCCCCAAACATGGGAAGCCCAAGAAGCAGAAACTGGAAGGGAAGGCAGGACATGGGCCGGGCCCTGGCCCAGGACGGCCCAAATCCAAAAACCTTCAGCCCAAGATCCAGGAATATGAATTCACTGATGACCCTATCGACGTGCCACGGATCCCCAAAAATGATGCCCCCAACAG GTTCTGGGCTTCAGTGGAGCCCTACTGTGCTGACATCACCAGCGAGGAGGTCCGCACACTTGAGGAGTTACTGAAGCCCCCAGAAGATGAGGCTGAGCATTACAAG ATCCCACCCCTGGGGAAGCACTACTCCCAGCGCTGGGCCCAGGAGGACCTGCTGGAGGAGCAGAAGGATGGGGCCCGGGCAGCGGCTGTGGCTGACAAGAAGAAAGGCCTCATGGGGCCACTGACCGAACTGGACACTAAAG ATGTGGATGCCCTGCTGAAGAAGTCTGAGGCCCAGCATGAACAGCCGGAAGATGGATGCCCCTTTGGTGCCCTGACGCAGCGCCTCCTGCAGGCCCTGGTGGAG gaaaatattatttcccCTATGGAGGATTCTCCTATTCCTGACATGTCTGGGAAAGAATCAGGGGCTGACGGGGCAAGCACCTCCCCTCGCAATCAGAACAAGCCCTTCAG TGTGCCGCATACTAAGTCCCTGGAGAGCCGCATCAAGGAGGAGCTAATTGCCCAGGGCCTTTTGGAGTCTGAAGACCGCCCTGCAGAGGACTCCGAGGATGAGGTCCTTGCTGAGCTTCGCAAACGGCAGGCTGAGCTGAAGGCACTTAGTGCCCACAACCGCACCAAGAAGCACGACCTGCTGAG GCTGGCAAAGGAGGAGGTGAGCCGGCAGGAGCTGAGGCAGCGGGTGCGCATGGCTGACAACGAGGTCATGGACGCCTTTCGCAAGATCATGGCTGCCCGGCAGAAGAAGCGGACTCCCACCAAGAAAGAAAAGGACCAGGCCTGGAAGACTCTGAAGGAGCGTGAGAGCATCCTGAAGCTGCTGGATGGGTAG
- the ARPC4 gene encoding actin-related protein 2/3 complex subunit 4 isoform X3 produces the protein MTATLRPYLSAVRATLQAALCLENFSSQVVERHNKPEVEVRSSKELLLQPVTISRNEKEKVLIEGSINSVRVSIAVKQADEIEKILCHKFMRFMMMRAENFFILRRKPVEGYDISFLITNFHTEQMYKHKLVDFVIHFMEEIDKEISEMKLSVNARARIVAEEFLKNF, from the exons ATG ACTGCCACTCTCCGCCCCTACCTGAGTGCCGTGCGGGCCACATTGCAGGCTGCCCTCTGCCTGGAGAACTTCTCCTCCCAGGTTGTGGAACGACACAACAAGCCGGAAGTGGAAGTCAG GAGTAGCAAAGAGCTCCTGTTACAACCTGTGACCATCAGCAGGAATGAGAAGGAAAAGGTTCTGATTGAGGGCTCCATCAACTCTGTCCGGGTCAGCATTGCTGTGAAACAG GCTGATGAGATCGAGAAGATTTTATGCCACAAGTTCATGCGCTTCATGATGATGCGAGCAGAGAACTTCTTTATCCTTCGAAGGAAGCCTGTGGAG GGGTATGATATCAGCTTTCTGATCACCAACTTCCACACAGAGCAGATGTACAAACACAAGTTGGTGGACTTTGTGATCCACTTCATGGAGGAGATTGACAAGGAGATCAGTGAGATGAAGCTGTCAGTCAATGCCCGTGCCCGCATTGTGGCTGAAGAGTTCCTTAAGAAT TTTTAA
- the ARPC4 gene encoding actin-related protein 2/3 complex subunit 4 isoform X1 yields MVREPGPRPGTPGCSASGQWTATLRPYLSAVRATLQAALCLENFSSQVVERHNKPEVEVRSSKELLLQPVTISRNEKEKVLIEGSINSVRVSIAVKQADEIEKILCHKFMRFMMMRAENFFILRRKPVEGYDISFLITNFHTEQMYKHKLVDFVIHFMEEIDKEISEMKLSVNARARIVAEEFLKNF; encoded by the exons ATGGTGAGAGAGCCGGGCCCCCGGCCAGGGACCCCCGGCTGTTCGGCCTCAGGGCAGTGG ACTGCCACTCTCCGCCCCTACCTGAGTGCCGTGCGGGCCACATTGCAGGCTGCCCTCTGCCTGGAGAACTTCTCCTCCCAGGTTGTGGAACGACACAACAAGCCGGAAGTGGAAGTCAG GAGTAGCAAAGAGCTCCTGTTACAACCTGTGACCATCAGCAGGAATGAGAAGGAAAAGGTTCTGATTGAGGGCTCCATCAACTCTGTCCGGGTCAGCATTGCTGTGAAACAG GCTGATGAGATCGAGAAGATTTTATGCCACAAGTTCATGCGCTTCATGATGATGCGAGCAGAGAACTTCTTTATCCTTCGAAGGAAGCCTGTGGAG GGGTATGATATCAGCTTTCTGATCACCAACTTCCACACAGAGCAGATGTACAAACACAAGTTGGTGGACTTTGTGATCCACTTCATGGAGGAGATTGACAAGGAGATCAGTGAGATGAAGCTGTCAGTCAATGCCCGTGCCCGCATTGTGGCTGAAGAGTTCCTTAAGAAT TTTTAA
- the ARPC4 gene encoding actin-related protein 2/3 complex subunit 4 isoform X2 has protein sequence MTATLRPYLSAVRATLQAALCLENFSSQVVERHNKPEVEVRSSKELLLQPVTISRNEKEKVLIEGSINSVRVSIAVKQADEIEKILCHKFMRFMMMRAENFFILRRKPVEGYDISFLITNFHTEQMYKHKLVDFVIHFMEEIDKEISEMKLSVNARARIVAEEFLKNVSRGL, from the exons ATG ACTGCCACTCTCCGCCCCTACCTGAGTGCCGTGCGGGCCACATTGCAGGCTGCCCTCTGCCTGGAGAACTTCTCCTCCCAGGTTGTGGAACGACACAACAAGCCGGAAGTGGAAGTCAG GAGTAGCAAAGAGCTCCTGTTACAACCTGTGACCATCAGCAGGAATGAGAAGGAAAAGGTTCTGATTGAGGGCTCCATCAACTCTGTCCGGGTCAGCATTGCTGTGAAACAG GCTGATGAGATCGAGAAGATTTTATGCCACAAGTTCATGCGCTTCATGATGATGCGAGCAGAGAACTTCTTTATCCTTCGAAGGAAGCCTGTGGAG GGGTATGATATCAGCTTTCTGATCACCAACTTCCACACAGAGCAGATGTACAAACACAAGTTGGTGGACTTTGTGATCCACTTCATGGAGGAGATTGACAAGGAGATCAGTGAGATGAAGCTGTCAGTCAATGCCCGTGCCCGCATTGTGGCTGAAGAGTTCCTTAAGAATGTGAGTAGGGGCCTTTAG